AAACGCAGGGAGCGTTGGCCGTTCCAGCCGAAGTCATCGTCGGGCAGGTTGGCGTTGTCTTTAAACGGCATTTCGAGCGTATAGGCGAGGCAGTCGAAATGATTGCCCACCCAGTTGGTCGCGAGCGTCATGTTTGCCTGACCGGGCGCATCTTTTTCATAGCCGTATTCGTCTTGGAAGTCGGGGCTGGCGGAGAGCAGGGCGGTTTTGAACTGAGTTTCCAACGCGGCAATGCGCGGATTGTAGTTCGGCACGCCTTCCGTACCGGCGACAAAGACAAACGGCAGCCCTTCGTCGCCGTGAATGTCTAGGAACAAATCCACGCCGGTTTCCAGCATTTTTTCGCGCACGAGGAAGACTTCCGGGCTTTTTTCCAAAGTCGGGTTTTCCCATTCGCGGTTGAGGTTTGCGCCGGCAGCATTGGTGCGCAGGTTGCCCAATACCGAGCCGTCGGGGTTCATGTTCGGCACGATGTAGAAAGTGGCGCGGTCGAGCAGGGTGCGCGCGGTCGGGTCTTGCGGATCGAGCAGGCGGCCGAGCAGCCCTTCGATAAACCATTCCGCCATCGTTTCGCCCGGGTGTTGGCGGGCGATAATCCAGATTTTCATGTCGCTTTCGACTTGGTTGCCGATGGTCAGCAGATTGATGTCGCGGCCTTGCACCGTGCTGCCCAAGTCGTCGATGCGGCAAAGCCCGCTGCCTTGCGCGTCGCCCAAGAGGTTTAAATGCTGCTCGTGGGAGTAAGGCTCGAAATAGGCGTAGTAAACGCTGTTGGAGAGCGGCGTATGGTTGATGGTCAGCACGCCGTTTTCGTATTCGGTCGGGACGCGGAACCAATTTTGACGGTCGTAAGAGGCGCACGCCTGATAATCTTCCCAGCCTTGCGGATAAGCCGAATCCGCCGCGTTTTCAAAGTGCATCACGCAATTCTGGTAGGCCGCACCTTGCAGGCGGAAGTAAAACCATTGGGCGAAATCGGAAGCGTTGTCCGGACGCAGGGCGAGGCGGATATTGGCAGGGTCGGTCAGGTCTTTGACGACGACGGAGCCGGCATCAAATTGAGTGCTGATTTTAATCATGGGAAAGTCCTCGGTATATCGGGCGAACCGGATAACCGTTGTTTGAAAAAATGTGTGGGCGATAACCGTATCCGTCGGCGACGTCAAACCGATATGCCCGAATCCGTTGATTCTACCATTCCGACGGGCGCGTTCTCAACCGATAAGGGGCGGGGAATGTTGTTTCAGACGACCTTTGACGTTAAGATAGGGCAGATTCACTTTAAATCAGGACAAGACGGCGAGGCAGCAAACAGTTGCGAAGCTGATTTTTACTGATTCAAAGGTAATCCGCTATAATGATTAAATTGTTAATAATGAGACACGATTATGAGCGAATCCCACTCCATTTCAGCAGCCGATAAAGCGCGCATTTTAGCCGAAGCCCTGCCGTATATCCGCCGTTTTTCCGGCTCCGTCATCGTCATCAAATACGGCGGCAACGCCATGACCGAGCCTGCTTTGAAAGAGGGCTTCGCCCGCGATGTCGTTTTGCTCAAACTGGTGGGCATCCATCCCGTCATCGTCCACGGCGGCGGCCCGCAAATTAATGAAATGTTGGAAAAAATCGGTAAAAAAGGCGAATTCGTGCAAGGCATGCGCGTGACCGACGGCGAAACGATGGACATCGTAGAAATGGTGTTGGGCGGCCATGTGAATAAAGAAATCGTCTCGCTGATTAATTTGCAGGGCGGACGCGCGGTCGGCGTAACTGGACGCGACAACCACTTCATCAAAGCGAAAAAACTGCTGGTCGATACGCCCGAACAGGCAGGCGTGGACATCGGACAAGTCGGTACGGTCGAAAGCATAGACGTTCGCCTGATTGAAGGATTGATTGAACGCGGCTGCATCCCCGTCGTCGCGCCCATCGGCGTCGGCGAGAAAGGCGAAGCGTTCAACATCAACGCGGATTTGGTCGCAGGCAAACTGGCGGAAGAGCTAAACGCGGAAAAACTGCTGATGATGACCAATATCGCCGGTGTGATGGACAAAGAAGGCAACCTGCTGACCAACCTGACCCCAAGCCGTATCGGTGAATTAATCGCAGACGGCACGCTCTACGGCGGTATGTTGCCCAAAATCAGCTCCGCCGTCGAAGCGGCAAGCAACGGCGTCAAAGCCACCCACATCATCGACGGCCGCCTGCCCAACGCGCTTTTACTGGAAATTTTCACCGATGCGGGCATAGGCTCGATGATTTTGGGCGAAAGGTCATAACGGCCCGCAGATGAGTCAAGGCTTGCCGAACAGCAGGCCTTGTAAATGCCCGAATACTAAATACACAAAAGGTCGTCTGAAAACCTGTTTCAACGTTCATAGAGAATGCTGAAACGGATTTTCAGACGACCTTTTTGCCATTTTAACCCTATTGGGGCTGCACATTGAAAGGCATATCGATCTTTTGCCATTGCGCGCTTTCGTAGTCGAGCGCGGCGGCGATTAGGGGGTGTTGTTCGAGCCAGTTTTGGCTGATGCGCAGAATGAAGCCCTTGCCGGTTTCGTCGGCGCGCAGTTGGGTTTGCGGTGGCAGATCCAAAGGCAGGCGGGCGCGGCAGAAAAGTGCAGCAAGGCGCAGGGAAAGGACGGCGTACCAAAGCATTTCGCTGCTGCCGACGATGTCTGCCATTTTTTTCATGTCGCCGCGGTGTCCGATGACCAGTTGCGCGAGTATGGTTTGCTCTTTGCGGGAGAAACCGGGCATATCGGCGTTTTCGAGGATGTAGGCGGAGTGTTTGTGGTAGCCGGTGTGGGCGATGTCAAGTCCGATTTCGTGCAGTCTGCCTGCCCAGCCGAGGTATTGTTGCCATTGGGCAAGGTCTTGGACGGTTACGTTTTTTGCGTGGCACAGGCTGTCCATAAAGGCTTGCGCGGTTTCGGCGACGCGTTTGGCTTGGTTGAGGCTGACGTGGTAGCGGTTTTGGAACTCGGCGGTCGTCTGATCGCGCATATCTTCGTTCAAACCGCGTCCAATCAGATCGTAGAACACGCCGTCGCGCAAGGCGGCTTCGGTAACGGTCATTTTGGTGAGTTCGAGTTCTTCAAACGCGGCCATCATGACGGCCAATCCGCCGGCAAACACTTCCACACGTTCGGGCTTGAGGCTTTCAAATTTGGCTTTTTTGACGGAACCGGCTTCAATAATACGGTCGGCGAGGTAGCGCATGCCTTTGTAGGTAATGTCGGCTTCTTGGGGCAGCTCGGCGGCGATGAGGTCGCGGATGGATTTGGCGGAGCCGGAGGTGCCGATGGCGAAATCCCAACCTGTACGCTTCATGAGTTTGCTGATGCGCTGGATTTCGTTGCGTGCGGCGGAGATAGCGGCTTGGAAGTCTTTGGCGGTGATTTTGTTTTGGAAAAAACGCAGGCTGTAAGTGACGCAGCCTAAGGGCAGACTTTCGGTAGCGAGCGGCTGGAGGTCGGAGCCGATGACGAATTCGGTCGAGCCGCCACCGATGTCGATGACGAGCATTTTGTCGCCGTTGGGCGGCAGGGTGTGGACGACGCCGGTGTAAATGAGGCGGGCTTCTTCACGGCCTGCGATGATTTCGATGGGGAAGCCCAGTGCGGCTTCGGCTTTCGGTAGGAATTGGGCGATATTTTTTGCTACGCGGAAGGTGTTGGTTGCCACGACGCGCACTTGTTCGGGCTTGAATCCGCGCAGCCGTTCGCCGAATTTTGCCAAACAGTCCAAGGCGCGCTCTTGGGATGCTTCGTCGAGGTTTTTATGTTCGTCCAAACCGGCGGCAAAACGCACCATTTGTTTGAAGGAATCGATGACTTTCAGTTGTCCGTTGTTGTTTTCGCAAACTTGGAGGCGGAAGCTGTTGGAACCTAAATCGACTGATGCCAGGACGTTGGTGGGCGTAGTGGTCATGAAGAAATACCGGTGGATAAACGAAGCTCTAATGTTACTCTGTCCCGCCGTTGATTGACAATATCGCAGATCAACTTTAAACCGCCGCAATATTGCACCGTATTGATGTATCACGCATTGTCTGTTTCAAGTCAATCTGCTCATCAATGATGTACGCCACCTTTGATTCCGCACGGAGATATTCTTATAATACCCGTTTTGCAAACGTCAAAAGGTCGTCTGAAAACAAAAAATAGGGTTTTCAGACGACCTTTAAACCGACTAAAACGAATGACAGTACACATGAAAACGGAAAACCTGATCCTCACGCCCGAATCCCCGTCCCGCCGCCGCTTTTTACTGGCTGGCGGCGCATTGCTGCTCAGCCCTGCCGCCGCACTCGCCGGCGCGCAACGCGAAGAAACGCTTGCCGACGATGTCGCTTCGGTTATGCGCAGCTCCATCAACAATGTCAACCCGCCGCGCCTCGTGTTCGCCGATCCAAGCGAAGGCGAACGCTGGCTGGCGGCGATGTCCTCCCGCCTTGCCCGCTACGTTCCCGATGCTGCCGAACGCCGCCGCCTGCTGGTCAACATCCAATACGAAAGCAGCCGCGCGGGGCTGAATACCCAAGTGATTTTGGGTTTGATCGAAGTCGAAAGTGCGTTCCGCCAATACGCCATCAGCGGCGTGGGCGCGCGCGGGCTGATGCAGGTCATGCCGTTTTGGAAAAACTATATCGGCAAACCTTCGCACAACCTGTTCGACATCCGCACCAACCTGCGCTACGGCTGCACCATCCTGCGCCACTACAACAATATCGAAAAAGGCAACATCGTCCGCGCTTTGGCGCGATTCAACGGCAGCCTGGGCAGCAACAAATACCCCAACGCCGTCTTGGGCGCATGGCGCAACCGCTGGCAATGGGGCTGACCGCGGGGTATAAACGGCTGCGGTCCGTGCAAATGCAAACCCTTTTGAATCCTGTATAATCCGCACATCTGATAATTTTAAAATTTCAGACGACCTCAAAATTCTACCGGGTCGTCTGAAAAACCGTTTATGGCAAAAGACACCCGCATCCAAATGTTCCCGCACGAATGGCGTGCCAGCACCACCCTCTCCGGCGTTTACGCACTGCGTATGTTGGGGATGTTCTTGGTTCTCCCCGTTTTGTCCTTATATGCCGCCTCGTTGCCCGGCGCGGAAAACAACAAAACCTTGGTCGGTCTGGCAATGGGTATCTACGGACTGACTCAGGCTTTGCTGCAACTGCCTTTGGGCATCGCCTCCGATAAATTCGGACGCAAAAAAACCATTTATGTCGGACTGATTGTCTTTGCCGCCGGTAGTTTTCTCGCCGCTGCCGCCAACTCATTGCCCATGCTGGTTGCCGCGCGCGCCATTCAAGGGGCGGGCGCAGTTAGCGCCGCAGTGACCGCGCTGCTTGCCGACTTGACCCGAGACGGCGTGCGTACCCGCGCAATGGCGATGATAGGTTTGAGCATAGGTTTGACCTTTTCCGTCAGCCTTGTGGTCGCCCCGATGATTGCCGATATTATCGGCGTTCCCGGATTGTTTATGCTGACCGGCATCCTGACCGTCATCAGCATAGGCGTTGTCGCTTGGATGACTCCTGATCCCGAAGTATCAAAGCTGCACGAAGACACACAGGCGCAGCCCTCTCGCATGGGCGAAGTCCTCCGAGACCGCCAGCTTCTCAACTTGGATTTCGGCATTTTCGCGCTGCACGCCGCACAAATGGCGTTGTTTACCGCCCTGCCTTTTGCCATGACGCAGCTCGGTTTGGAAAAAATCCAGCATTGGAAAGTCTATCTGCCCTCGACCATCGCAGGGCTGGTGATTATGATCCCCCTCATCATCATCGGCGAAACCCGCAACAAGCTCAAGCAAGTCTTCATCCTCGGCATCGCCTGCATCGCAGCGGCGCAAATCGGCTTATTGTTCGGCATGCACTCGATTTGGCTGATTACCGCCTATCTGGTTGTTTACTTTATCGGCTTCAACGTATTGGAAGCCAGCCTGCCGTCCATGGTGTCTAAGATTGCACCGGCCGATTTGAAAGGCACGGCGATGGGCGTTTACAATACCATGCAGTCCGTCGGGCTGTTTGTGGGCGGCGCAAGCGGCGGATGGCTGTTTCAACAATACGGCTTTGCAGGCGTTTTCACCTTTTGCAGCGTATTGATGCTGTTGTGGCTGGTCATCGCCATACTCGCCCCCGCGCCCAAACCCGTCAAAAACCTCAGCTATCCCGTCAGCCCCGCATGGCAGGAAAAACACGATTCGCTCTACCAAGCATTGTCCCAAGTCGAAGGCGTCGAAAGCATTACCTTCAGCGCAGACAAACAAACCATTTACATCAAGGCGTTGCAAAAAGGATTTGACCAAGAGGCCGCCGAAAACATCATCACAGGAGTTTAAAAAATGTCATTGAACAAAGTCATCCTTATCGGCCGTCTCGGTCGCGACCCCGAAGTCCGCTATATGCCCAACGGCGAAGCCGTCTGCAATTTCAGCGTCGCCACCAGCGAAACCTGGAACGACCGCAACGGCCAGCGCGTAGAACGCACCGAGTGGCACAACATCACCATGTACCGCCGTCTCGCCGAAATCGCCGGACAATATCTGAAAAAAGGCAGCCAAGTATATCTGGAAGGCCGCATCCAAAGCCGTAAATACCAAGGCAAAGACGGCATCGAACGCACCGCATACGACATTATCGCCAATGAAATGAAAATGCTCGGCGGCCGCAACGACAACAGCGGCGGCGCACCTTACGACGACGGCGGTTACAGCCAAGGCGGCTACCAACAACAAGCGCCGCAGCAACAATACCAAGCCGCCCCGCAAAACCAAGAACCCCCTGCCGCCCCCCGCCGCCAAGCTCCCGCCGCACCGGCAGCCCCTGTCGAGGACATCGACGACGATATTCCGTTCTGAGTTACATATAAGAAGAATATGTAAAATATAATTCAAAAGCACCAAGAGAAGCCCTTTAAAACAGGGCTTCTATTTTTTTACATTAATCTTTACAGATTGCATTGAATTCGTTAGTATTTATATATATTAATTTTGCAAATTTAAGCATCATGTATAAATTGGAGACGGTCCTTTTCCAAAATGGAGAACGTTTTCCCCTTTTGGTTAACAAAGAAACAGGGATACCTGATTTCTATTCGACGTTATGGGTTACAGTAGAACTGCGGTATCACTGTGCTGTAAATACGATTAGGAATAAATTAGGGGTTATACAGTGGCTAATGGATTGGGAACAGAATAATAAATTAATCATTAGCGAAATGCTTCAAAAAGAAATAGTTCCTACTGAAAGTGAATTAGAGACTCTTATCAGGCATATGAAGCTGAATGCAGTAAAACAAAAAAAAACTAATTGTACGAAAAGAAAAATTATAAAAAAAGTACAAACTCAATTTATTAAAATTTTTCCATCTGTTTCTTTAAATCATCAGTACAATAGGCTAACAGTGCTTTCAGAATATATTTTATTCTTATCTAAAGTAATTAGAGTTTCTAGTGAATACCAAGAAAAGTTAGCTAATTTGCTTTTATTAATTAAAGCTTCAAAACCTAAAAATCATAAAAATTTTACTGTAAGAGTAAATGAAGATTTATCTAATGGATTGTTAGATGAATTTATGTCTATTGCTAATTATTCTAACCCTAATAATCCATTCCAAAATATAGGTATCAAAAAAAGAAATTACCTGATGTTTATATTATTAAAAGAACTAGGGATAAGACGTGGAGAGCTTTTATCAATCCAGATTCCATTTATCGAGATAGGAACAACTAAACCATTTATTTTAATAAGACGAACTCATGACGATAAATTTGATTCAAGAAAAACACAGGCTGTAAGTAAAACTAAAGAGAGACGTCTTCCTATTTCACAGAAAATAGCTCAACTCATTGATGATTACATTATGAATTACCGTTCTAAAATTCCAAATGCAAATAAACATCCATATTTGTTCGTAACTCATCGGAAAGGGAAAACTCAAGGGAATCCTATTAGTACAAGTTCATTTGATAATGTTATTGTGCCAACAATGAAAAAAGTTGATCCAAAATTTTCTGTTATTCATCCACACATTTTTCGTCATGAGT
Above is a window of Neisseria mucosa DNA encoding:
- a CDS encoding transglycosylase; amino-acid sequence: MKTENLILTPESPSRRRFLLAGGALLLSPAAALAGAQREETLADDVASVMRSSINNVNPPRLVFADPSEGERWLAAMSSRLARYVPDAAERRRLLVNIQYESSRAGLNTQVILGLIEVESAFRQYAISGVGARGLMQVMPFWKNYIGKPSHNLFDIRTNLRYGCTILRHYNNIEKGNIVRALARFNGSLGSNKYPNAVLGAWRNRWQWG
- a CDS encoding single-stranded DNA-binding protein; its protein translation is MSLNKVILIGRLGRDPEVRYMPNGEAVCNFSVATSETWNDRNGQRVERTEWHNITMYRRLAEIAGQYLKKGSQVYLEGRIQSRKYQGKDGIERTAYDIIANEMKMLGGRNDNSGGAPYDDGGYSQGGYQQQAPQQQYQAAPQNQEPPAAPRRQAPAAPAAPVEDIDDDIPF
- a CDS encoding pseudouridine synthase encodes the protein MPESVDSTIPTGAFSTDKGRGMLFQTTFDVKIGQIHFKSGQDGEAANSCEADFY
- the ppx gene encoding exopolyphosphatase; protein product: MTTTPTNVLASVDLGSNSFRLQVCENNNGQLKVIDSFKQMVRFAAGLDEHKNLDEASQERALDCLAKFGERLRGFKPEQVRVVATNTFRVAKNIAQFLPKAEAALGFPIEIIAGREEARLIYTGVVHTLPPNGDKMLVIDIGGGSTEFVIGSDLQPLATESLPLGCVTYSLRFFQNKITAKDFQAAISAARNEIQRISKLMKRTGWDFAIGTSGSAKSIRDLIAAELPQEADITYKGMRYLADRIIEAGSVKKAKFESLKPERVEVFAGGLAVMMAAFEELELTKMTVTEAALRDGVFYDLIGRGLNEDMRDQTTAEFQNRYHVSLNQAKRVAETAQAFMDSLCHAKNVTVQDLAQWQQYLGWAGRLHEIGLDIAHTGYHKHSAYILENADMPGFSRKEQTILAQLVIGHRGDMKKMADIVGSSEMLWYAVLSLRLAALFCRARLPLDLPPQTQLRADETGKGFILRISQNWLEQHPLIAAALDYESAQWQKIDMPFNVQPQ
- a CDS encoding site-specific integrase, with product MYKLETVLFQNGERFPLLVNKETGIPDFYSTLWVTVELRYHCAVNTIRNKLGVIQWLMDWEQNNKLIISEMLQKEIVPTESELETLIRHMKLNAVKQKKTNCTKRKIIKKVQTQFIKIFPSVSLNHQYNRLTVLSEYILFLSKVIRVSSEYQEKLANLLLLIKASKPKNHKNFTVRVNEDLSNGLLDEFMSIANYSNPNNPFQNIGIKKRNYLMFILLKELGIRRGELLSIQIPFIEIGTTKPFILIRRTHDDKFDSRKTQAVSKTKERRLPISQKIAQLIDDYIMNYRSKIPNANKHPYLFVTHRKGKTQGNPISTSSFDNVIVPTMKKVDPKFSVIHPHIFRHEWNLDFSKKIDKNNQNVSNDFYHKDFISPEKEAKMRQHLMGHVSEKSGDVYNQRYIREKANKILLELQTEFQKKVDNYEPEENS
- a CDS encoding MFS transporter, which gives rise to MAKDTRIQMFPHEWRASTTLSGVYALRMLGMFLVLPVLSLYAASLPGAENNKTLVGLAMGIYGLTQALLQLPLGIASDKFGRKKTIYVGLIVFAAGSFLAAAANSLPMLVAARAIQGAGAVSAAVTALLADLTRDGVRTRAMAMIGLSIGLTFSVSLVVAPMIADIIGVPGLFMLTGILTVISIGVVAWMTPDPEVSKLHEDTQAQPSRMGEVLRDRQLLNLDFGIFALHAAQMALFTALPFAMTQLGLEKIQHWKVYLPSTIAGLVIMIPLIIIGETRNKLKQVFILGIACIAAAQIGLLFGMHSIWLITAYLVVYFIGFNVLEASLPSMVSKIAPADLKGTAMGVYNTMQSVGLFVGGASGGWLFQQYGFAGVFTFCSVLMLLWLVIAILAPAPKPVKNLSYPVSPAWQEKHDSLYQALSQVEGVESITFSADKQTIYIKALQKGFDQEAAENIITGV
- the argB gene encoding acetylglutamate kinase; amino-acid sequence: MSESHSISAADKARILAEALPYIRRFSGSVIVIKYGGNAMTEPALKEGFARDVVLLKLVGIHPVIVHGGGPQINEMLEKIGKKGEFVQGMRVTDGETMDIVEMVLGGHVNKEIVSLINLQGGRAVGVTGRDNHFIKAKKLLVDTPEQAGVDIGQVGTVESIDVRLIEGLIERGCIPVVAPIGVGEKGEAFNINADLVAGKLAEELNAEKLLMMTNIAGVMDKEGNLLTNLTPSRIGELIADGTLYGGMLPKISSAVEAASNGVKATHIIDGRLPNALLLEIFTDAGIGSMILGERS